A region of Tachyglossus aculeatus isolate mTacAcu1 chromosome X4, mTacAcu1.pri, whole genome shotgun sequence DNA encodes the following proteins:
- the DCP2 gene encoding m7GpppN-mRNA hydrolase isoform X4 → METRRVEIPSSVLDDLCSRFILHIPSEERDNAIRLCFQIELAHWFYLDFYLQNTPRLPQCGIRDFAKAVFSHCPFLLPQGEDVQRVLDEWKEYKMGVPTYGAIILDESLENVLLVQGYLAKSGWGFPKGKVNKEEAPHDCAAREVFEETGFDIKDYICKDDYIELRINDQLARLYIIPGVPKDTKFNPKTRREIRNIEWFSIKKLPCHRNDMTPKSKLGLAPNKFFMTIPFIRPLRDWLSRRFGDSSDSDNGFSSAGSTPVRPSVETMSRSKLRYNQQIFLERPPADHWVKHRQLQQQKPYYSHCELAELFKIKNQNLKGNGRKQYQDCSNQKRRTNGIQSQLPKQQHQTLNA, encoded by the exons cCGATTTATTTTGCACATTCCTAGTGAGGAGAGAGACAATGCTATCCGACTGTGTTTTCAGATTGAACTTGCCCATTGGTTTTACTTGGATTTCTACTTGCAGAACACACCAAGACTACCTCAGTGTGGGATAAGAGACTTTGCTAAAGCTG TCTTCAGTCATTGTCCTTTTCTGCTGCCTCAAGGTGAAGATGTGCAAAGGGTTTTGGATGAATGGAAAGAGTATAAAATGGGAGTTCCAACATACGGGGCAATAATTCTTGATGAATCACTTGAAAAT GTTCTCCTGGTTCAGGGCTACCTAGCAAAGTCTGGCTGGGGGTTTCCAAAAGGAAAAGTAAATAAAGAAGAGGCTCCACATGACTGTGCTGCTAGAGAG GTCTTTGAAGAAACAGGTTTTGATATTAAAGACTACATTTGTAAGGATGACTACATTGAACTAAGAATCAACGACCAGCTGGCCCGTTTGTATATCATTCCAGGAGTTCCAAAGGACACAAAATTCAACCCCAAAACCAGAAGAGAAATTCGG AACATTGAATGGTTCTCAATCAAGAAATTGCCTTGCCACAGAAATGACATGACCCCCAAATCCAAACTTGGTTTGGCCCCTAACAAATTTTTCATGACCATTCCATTTATCAG GCCATTAAGGGACTGGCTTTCTCGACGGTTTGGCGACTCCTCGGATAGTGACAATGGGTTTTCTTCAGCTGGTAGCACGCCAGTGAGACCCAGCGTGGAGACGATGAG TAGGTCTAAACTTCGCTATAACCAGCAGATTTTTCTAGAGAGGCCTCCTGCAGATCATTGGGTAAAGCACAGGCAACTCCAGCAACAGAAGCCATATTACAGTCATTGTGAGTTGGCTGAACTTTTTAAAATAAAG AATCAAAACTTGAAGGGGAATGGCAGAAAGCAATATCAAGACTGTAGTAACCAGAAAAGGAGAACAAATGGGATCCAGAGTCAGCTGCCCAAGCAACAGCACCAGACATTG AATGCCTGA